CGGTTGAATCATCCATGACGATGATGCCCGCCGAGCCGAGCATCGAGCCGGCCTTGACCACCGAATCGAAATCCATCGCGATGTCGCACTCGTCGGCCTTCAGGATCGGCACCGACGATCCACCGGGGATCACGGCCTTCAGTTTGCGCCCCGGCAGCATGCCGCCGCAGTGCTCGAAGATCAGATCCATCAGCGGCGTGCCCATCGGCAGCTCGTAGGTGCCCGGCCTCTTCACGTGGCCCGACACGCAGTAGAGCTTCGGCCCCGGACCCGACTCCGGACCGATGCCCTTGAACCAGGCCGCTCCCCTTTCGACGATGTGGCGCACGCAGGCCAGAGTCTCGACGTTGTTGACGATGGTCGGGCAGCCGAACACGCCGTAGACGGCGGGAAACGGAGGCTTGATGCGCGGGTTGGCGCGCTTGCCCTCGAGGGACTCGATCAGGCCGGTCTCTTCGCCGCAGATGTAGGCGCCCGCTCCGCGGTGCACGTGAATGTCGAGGCTGTAGGCCGAGCCGAAGACGCTCTGGCCGAGGTAGCCCTTCGCGTAGCAGTCGGCGATGGCCTTGTTCAGCACGTCGGCGCCGAACGCGAACTCGCCGCGAATGTAGATGTACGCAGTGTGGCAGCCGATCGCGAAGGCCGAGATGATCATGCCTTCGAGAAGCTGGTGAGGATCGTGGTCCATGAGGTCCCGATCCTTGAACGTGCCGGGCTCGCTCTCGTCGGCATTGCAGAGCAGGTACGTCGGCTTGCCGGTGCCCTTGGCGAGAAAGCTCCACTTGAGACCGGTCGGGAAACCGGCGCCGCCTCGTCCTCGCAGGTTGGAGTCCTTGACGGTCTGAAGAACCTCTTCGGGCTTCATCTCGTGCACTGCGCGGCGCGCGGTGCGATAACCGCCGTCGGCGACGTAGTTGTCGAGACTGCGCAAGTCGGCGCGAACGTCGCGATAGCGGAGCAGTACGTGCTGGCTCATGGTGATCGGTCTCGTGTCGGCTTCTTTCGAAACGCGCGTCGCTATTTGGCTTCCGACGAGAAACCGGTGGCCTGCTTCTGGCCCTGGATCTTGCGCTGCAGCGCCATCAGCGCGTCGAGCACTCCCTCGGGGCGCGGAGGACAGCCGGGCACGTAGATGTCGACCGGCACGAGGCGATCGATGCCGGGGATCGTCGTGTAGTTGTCGTAGAAACCGCCGGTGGATGCGCAGGCTCCGAAGGCCATCACCCACTTCGGCTCGCACATCTGGTCGTACACCCTCTGCAGGATGGGCGCCTGGCGCGCGGTCACCGTGCCGATGACCATCAGCAGGTCGCTCTGGCGCGGCGTGAAGCGCGGAAGCAGCGCGCCGAAACGGTCGATGTCGTAAGGGGCCATCGACAGCGACATGAATTCCATTGCGCAACACGCCGTCGCGAACGGGTACGGGAAGATCGAGTACTTGCGCGCCCATGCCAGCGCGGCATCGACGCGGGTGACCACCACGCTCTCGGCGAGCAGCCCGGCATCGCCGCGGACTTCTGCCAATCCGGGAGGTTTACCAAGCGTCGCGATCGGTTTTGCCATCTCCGTTACTTAAGGCCGGATCGAGGCCTTTTCAACACGCGTTGCGAGCCCCCTCGGCGAGGGCTAAGAGCGGCCCGCCTTCGACCAT
The nucleotide sequence above comes from Candidatus Binatia bacterium. Encoded proteins:
- the nuoF gene encoding NADH-quinone oxidoreductase subunit NuoF, producing MSQHVLLRYRDVRADLRSLDNYVADGGYRTARRAVHEMKPEEVLQTVKDSNLRGRGGAGFPTGLKWSFLAKGTGKPTYLLCNADESEPGTFKDRDLMDHDPHQLLEGMIISAFAIGCHTAYIYIRGEFAFGADVLNKAIADCYAKGYLGQSVFGSAYSLDIHVHRGAGAYICGEETGLIESLEGKRANPRIKPPFPAVYGVFGCPTIVNNVETLACVRHIVERGAAWFKGIGPESGPGPKLYCVSGHVKRPGTYELPMGTPLMDLIFEHCGGMLPGRKLKAVIPGGSSVPILKADECDIAMDFDSVVKAGSMLGSAGIIVMDDSTDMVAALRRIAHFYHHESCGQCTPCREGTGWLEKLLIRLDEGLASEGDIATLDSVAKGMLGTTICVLSDAAAMPVRSFLQKFPEEFLAAATGRSRVVAADATAAA
- the nuoB gene encoding NADH-quinone oxidoreductase subunit NuoB is translated as MAKPIATLGKPPGLAEVRGDAGLLAESVVVTRVDAALAWARKYSIFPYPFATACCAMEFMSLSMAPYDIDRFGALLPRFTPRQSDLLMVIGTVTARQAPILQRVYDQMCEPKWVMAFGACASTGGFYDNYTTIPGIDRLVPVDIYVPGCPPRPEGVLDALMALQRKIQGQKQATGFSSEAK